In Brachypodium distachyon strain Bd21 chromosome 2, Brachypodium_distachyon_v3.0, whole genome shotgun sequence, one genomic interval encodes:
- the LOC100839914 gene encoding uncharacterized protein LOC100839914 → MARFILGLVELGVSAAVHLLFGFYVFSSAVAADISQAASASGCLLLRRPPAAGALVDVAAKGEEEERRAAAPVVLDGSPPPIVLVHGIFGFGKGRLGGLSYFAGAEKKDDRVLVPDLGSLTSIHDRARELFYYLKGGLVDYGPEHSQVYGHTRFGRIYDTGHYPVWDEQNPLHFVGHSAGVQVVRVLHQMLADKAFPGHDTSEDWVLSLTSLSGALNGTTRTYYDGMLAEDGRSMKSICLLQLCRLGVIVYDWLDIPWLKNYYNFGFDHFEMSWRKVGFSGLVDLLLGHTGPFASGDWILPDLTIQGSLKINSTLRTFPNTFYFSYATKRTRKLFGITVPSSVLGVHPMLFLRVLQMCMWRHPQNAPLPYKGYRDEDWEDNDGALNTISMTHPRFPTEHPNRFVLDESDCHPLQPGIWYYKIIEGDHILFIINRERAGVQFDLLYDGIFQRCRKHAFRKNPPTVPNETSQ, encoded by the exons atggcgAGATTCATCCTCGGCCTGGTGGAGCTCGGGGTCAGCGCGGCCGTGCACCTGCTCTTCGGCTTCTACGTCTTCAGCAGCGCCGTCGCAGCGGACATCTCGCAGGCCGCCTCCGCGTCCGGGTGCCTCCTCCTGCGGCGCCCGCCCGCCGCGGGGGCGCTCGTCGACGTCGCGGccaagggggaggaggaggagcggagggccgccgcgcccgtcgTGCTTGacggctcgccgccgcccatcgtCCTCGTGCACGGCATATTCGGCTTCGGCAAGGGG AGGCTCGGGGGGCTGTCCTacttcgccggcgccgagaAGAAGGACGACCGCGTGCTCGTGCCGGATTTGGGTTCGCTCACCAGCATCCATGACAG GGCGCGCGAGCTATTCTACTACCTCAAGGGAGGACTGGTGGACTACGGCCCGGAGCACAGCCAGGTTTATGGGCACACCCGGTTTGGGAGGATCTACGATACAG GGCATTATCCGGTGTGGGATGAGCAAAACCCGCTGCATTTTGTGGGGCATTCGGCTGGCGTTCAGGTTGTGAGAGTGCTGCATCAGATGCTTGCCGACAAG GCTTTCCCTGGGCATGATACTTCTGAAGACTGGGTTTTGAGCCTTACTTCCTTGTCAGGCGCACTTAATGGAACCACGAGGACTTATTACGATGGCATGCT AGCTGAAGACGGGAGATCCATGAAATCAATTTGTCTTCTTCAGCTCTGCCGGCTTGGAGTTATTGTCTATGATTGGCTCGACATTCCTTGGCTGAAGAATTACTACAATTTTGGTTTTGATCACTTTGAAATGTCATGGAGGAAAGTTGGTTTTTCAGGTCTAGTTGATCTGCTGTTGGGGCACACTGGGCCGTTTGCCTCGGGAGACTGGATTCTGCCTGATCTCACAATCCAAGGATCTCTAAAAATTAACTCTACATTGAGGACCTTTCCCAATACATTCTACTTCAGTTATGCTACAAAGAGAACACGAAAGCTATTCGGAATTACAGTGCCCTCAAGTGTCCTCGGAGTTCATCCCATGCTCTTTCTCAGAGTTCTCCAGATGTGTATGTGGCGGCACCCTCAAAATGCTCCTCTACCTTACAAAGGATACAG GGATGAAGATTGGGAAGATAATGATGGGGCTTTGAACACAATCTCCATGACACACCCTCGTTTTCCTACAGAGCATCCAAACCGCTTTGTACTAGATGAGTCTGACTGTCATCCTTTGCAACCTGGGATATG GTACTATAAGATCATTGAAGGCGATCACATTCTTTTCATTATAAATCGGGAAAGAGCTGGAGTGCAGTTTGATTTGCTGTATGATGGCATTTTCCAGCGCTGCAGAAAGCATGCATTCCGGAAGAACCCCCCAACTGTACCAAACGAAACAAGCCAATAG
- the LOC100843550 gene encoding squamosa promoter-binding-like protein 9 yields the protein MDASDSGGASAAPDAGEPDWDWNHILEFAVRGDDSLILPWDDTLGTAEAGPAEGAFLPAPSPALPVEAEPVAPPPPVEAGGSRSGVRKRDPRLVCPNYLAGIVPCACPELDEMAAAAEAEEVASEMLAGPRKKSRPASRGNGVAAGGGGGGSGVAGRGGAVEMKCQVPGCEADIRELKGYHKRHRVCLRCAHATAVMLDGVQQRYCQQCGKFHVLLDFDEDKRSCRRKLERHNKRRRRKPDSKGAFEKEVDEQLDLSADGSGGCELREENTDGTTCEMVETVLSNKVLDRETPVGSEDVLSAPTCTQPSLQNEQSKSVVTFAASVEGCLGTEQENANITNSSMHDTKSVYSSSCPTGRISFKLYDWNPAEFPRRLRNQIFEWLSSMPVELEGYIRPGCTILTVFIAMPQHMWDQLSEDAANLVRDLVNAPSSLLLGKGAFFVHVNNMIFQVLKDGATLMSTRLEVQAPRIHYVHPTWFEAGKPVELLLCGSSLDHPKFRSLLSFDGEYLKHDCCRLTSHETIACVKNAAALDSQHEIFRINITQTKADTHGPGFVEVENMIGLSNFVPVLFGSKQLCSELERIQDALCGSNEKYKSVFGEVPGATSDLCGRLELKQTAMSGFLIEIGWLIRKSSPDELKNLLSSANIKRWTSVLKFLIQNDFINVLEIIVKSSDNIIGSEILSNLERGRLEHHVTTFLGYVRHARNIVEDRAKYDKQTQLETRWCGDSASNQPNLGTSVPFAKENTGDGSEYDLHPTNVECKEEERMLLVSPKAVSHRQCCSPEMNARWLNPTLGAPFPGGAMRTRLVKTVVVAAVLCFAACVVVFHPDRVGVLAAPVKRFLFSDSPSS from the exons ATGGACGCCTCCGATTCAGGCGGGGCCAGCGCAGCGCCGGACGCCGGCGAGCCAGATTGGGACTGGAACCACATCCTCGAATTCGCCGTCCGGGGAGACGACTCCCTAATCCTCCCGTGGGATGACACCCTCGGCACCGCCGAGGCTGGTCCCGCCGAAGGGGCGTTTCTCCCTGCCCCGTCTCCGGCTCTGCCAGTGGAGGCGGagccggtggcgccgccgccacctgtTGAGGCTGGAGGAAGCAGGTCCGGCGTGAGGAAGCGGGACCCGCGGCTGGTGTGCCCGAACTACCTCGCCGGGATTGTGCCGTGCGCGTGCCCCGAGTTGGACGAGATGGCGGCTGCTGCGGAGGCCGAGGAAGTTGCCTCGGAGATGCTGGCTGGCCCGAGGAAGAAGTCGAGGCCTGCCAGCCGGGGCAACGGAGTGGCAgccggaggtggtggtggtggtagtgGAGTAGCTGGCCGTGGGGGAGCAGTAGAAATGAAGTGCCAAGTCCCAGGTTGCGAGGCAGATATTCGGGAGCTGAAAGGGTACCACAAGCGGCACCGGGTGTGTTTGCGTTGCGCGCACGCTACGGCTGTCATGCTCgatggcgtccagcagcgcTACTGCCAGCAGTGCGGCAA GTTCCATGTTTTACTTGATTTTGATGAAGACAAAAGGAGTTGTAGAAGAAAGCTGGAGCGGCACAACaaaagaagacgaagaaaacCTGATTCAAAAGGAGCATTTGAGAAAGAGGTAGATGAACAATTGGATTTGTCAGCAGATGGTAGCGGTGGCTGTGAACTAAGAGAAG AGAATACAGATGGAACTACCTGCGAGATGGTTGAGACTGTCCTTAGTAATAAGGTTTTGGACAGAGAAACACCTGTGGGGTCTGAAGATGTGCTAAGTGCTCCAACCTGTACACAGCCCAGCTTGCAAAATGAACAAAGTAAAAGCGTAGTGACTTTTGCAGCTTCTGTTGAAGGCTGCCTTGGTACAGAACAGGAAAATGCCAATATTACCAATTCTTCGATGCATGACACCAAGAGTGTTTATTCATCCTCG TGTCCCACAGGACGCATTTCATTCAAGTTGTATGACTGGAATCCCGCAGAATTTCCTCGACGTCTACGTAACCAA ATATTTGAGTGGCTGTCTAGTATGCCGGTAGAATTGGAGGGCTACATTCGTCCTGGATGTACAATTTTAACTGTGTTTATTGCAATGCCACAACATATGTGGGACCAG TTATCAGAGGATGCAGCAAATCTTGTCAGAGACTTGGTAAATGCTCCGAGTAGTCTTCTGTTGGGTAAAGGGGCTTTCTTCGTGCATGTCAATAACATGATATTTCAAGTATTGAAAG ATGGGGCCACATTGATGAGTACCAGATTGGAGGTACAAGCCCCCAGGATCCATTATGTTCATCCAACATGGTTTGAAGCAGGAAAGCCTGTTGAGCTCCTCCTCTGTGGAAGTTCCCTTGACCATCCCAAATTCAG ATCACTTTTGTCATTTGATGGGGAGTACTTGAAGCATGATTGTTGCCGTTTAACGTCTCACGAGACCATTGCTTGCGTAAAAAATGCCGCTGCACTTGATTCTCAACATGAAATTTTCCGGATAAACATCACTCAAACAAAGGCGGATACTCATGGACCTGGGTTTGTGGAA GTGGAAAACATGATTGGGCTATCAAATTTTGTCCCTGTCCTTTTCGGTAGCAAACAGTTGTGTTCTGAACTAGAGAGGATACAAGATGCTCTATGCGGTTCTAATGAAAAGTACAAGAGTGTATTTGGAGAGGTTCCTGGTGCCACTTCTGACCTGTGCGGGCGTCTGGAACTTAAACAAACTGCAATGTCGGGATTCCTAATAGAGATTGGATGGCTAATTAGGAAGTCTTCTCCAGATGAACTAAAAAATTTACTGAGTTCAGCAAATATCAAGAGATGGACATCTGTGTTGAAGTTCTTGATACAGAACGATTTTATCAATGTTCTGGAAATAATTGTCAAGTCTTCAGACAACATCATAGGCTCTGAGATTCTTTCTAACTTGGAAAGAGGGAGGTTAGAACATCATGTCACGACATTTCTTGGATATGTACGGCATGCTCGAAACATTGTTGAAGACAGAGCTAAATATGACAAGCAAACACAGCTTGAAACAAGGTGGTGTGGTGATAGTGCTTCAAACCAGCCAAACTTGGGCACTTCTGTCCCATTCGCTAAAGAA AATACTGGTGATGGCAGTGAATATGATTTGCACCCAACCAATGTTGAGTGTAAAGAGGAAGAAAGGATGCTACTTGTGAGTCCTAAAGCTGTCTCACACAGGCAATGCTGCAGCCCGGAGATGAATGCTAGATGGCTTAATCCCACCTTGGGTGCACCTTTTCCAGGTGGTGCCATGAGAACGCGACTTGTCAAGACTGTGGTAGTGGCTGCTGTATTGTGCTTCGCTGCTTGTGTTGTCGTTTTCCACCCAGATAGAGTAGGGGTGCTTGCAGCGCCAGTAAAGAGGTTCTTATTTAGCGACTCCCCATCTAGTTGA